The segment gggaaagaATAACAATAGGCcgtatcacctgtctgtccattGTCCCTAccaggttgcgctgcagtagtccAAACTTGCTTGCCACCCCGACTGATTCGGTGACCACCATTTTCTTtcgccaccacgtcctccagaatggcgacctctaccatgaccacctctacctctagctattgggggtctgtaattcttttttggacaatattttctaatatgtacagtctctccacatccataacaatttctggagtcaagcataggtctttttgagaatgacgaagtctgggggtAACCTCTAAACTCAGAAAAATGCTGACCGATCTGCGATGGatcccagctacagcctgcagtgaagactgaataggacggGCTAGGTATCTcttgaactctgccctctagagtaagaaccactaaagtCACCTCCCTTACAAACTTCTTAAATGTTGATGCTGTGGTGAAGTCGTTTCGCTTCACCCactctacctctatcacaaaatcaaccactttctgaaggattttgctgcagcagctacctttAAGGCtaaaatctgcaaatctgacctcaatcctttctcaaagcggcgaatccgctcttgtggactgaagcatagctgagtggcatacctggatagtgcacaaaatttagcctcataagcagtaacagaAATCCTTCTTTGCTCTATgcttaggaactcatctctcctcctatccctcaaagtccggggtatatacttctccataaataagctataAAATGATCCTTAAGTCATGGGTGGTGCCTGCGCTGGTTGACGCTCGAcatatgaccgccaccacattttggcatccccctgaaactgataggtcacaaactcaacaccgaatcgttctactatgtccatcttatgtagcagctcatgacaatcaaccagaaaattatAGGCTtcttcagattcagcacccttgaagactggaggtttcagctttaagaacttagtgaaaagttcatgttgatcacctgttattatagaccctgtagtcaatcgagggaATGTTCCTACTTCCAATGATGcatccatgtggggagccaCAGCAGTTGCAGGTtctactcccggaacctgaggtgctggcgcagaaaacactggaggtgtctggccttgatcagataacccgctaagataagtaagaacgtgattaatcatctctggggtaggctggggtggtaattcctcatcttgaacctggtcattttccccttcctcaccctctcttattacctcatcagtcggtggaggagtcactgcttTATTCCTCGCTAGACCTAGTGTCTTCCCTCTACCTCTACTGGGCGTgctcctgcgacctctaccatggcctcttCCCACTGTTCCTCCTCAAGTTACGGTCCCAATGGGTGGCTCAAACGCACCCTGTCTTAtgggtgttggtgttggcacagttgttgctctagttctaaccatctgcaaaatagagtgaggatgtcagataccaatttgtatcacctagataccaattggatccaagtaatagcacgagagaaggaaagaatggagttttcctaaagtcctacaGCCTCTtgaggaaaagtaaaggcgtccccgtACTGTTCTGCAAGACTCTACAAGAcatgtccttgtgtgatgagatcattgaacctaatgctctgataccatgtttgtcacgacccaaaacgggtcgtgaatgacacccacacttacctccttaggtgggtgaaccaacacatctaaaccctaacatataccaatagtttaactataaataatataaataatgcggaagctccaaaagatactaagcaaccaatttaaataagtttctaatgtttaatacttatcatcccaaaatctgatagtcatcacatcaaggacatctaatctccaatactaagtctaagaatatcgaatacactaaaataaagaataaaatggtatgtgtccgaaagtataggacatcatgtcgtgaccgagagaatccatCACAAGCTTCTATGGATAGCTCACCCTGTAACTTGTtatgcgggaggctggctagagctgaAAGAAATCAGAAGTCATCAATACACTCGTtgtatttcataaaaggaaaacaaagaagaaaacaagaaggACTCAGTACAAGGCAATATGttctgagtaagtatcatcggtcaacccaaaatagtaagtaatatacaaagaataatagtatgaactcaactatagcacttaacatgtgataagcaacaaacaacatgaacaagtgtcaataccaataaagtaaacacgtattaagtcaacggtataaagatcacacatgaggattcatgcctccaaaccaaaccattttgggagttgagttctttgagattgaatatcttccattaattcaacatatttttcctttaatattatcgtgtcagaacgtgacactccgatccaaaaataccgtgtcagaacgtgacactctgatccaagaatattgtgtcggaatgtgacactccaatccaagaataccgtgtcggaacgtgacactccgatccaaaaataccgtgtcagaacgtgacactctgatccaagaatatcagaatgtgacactccgatccaagaataccgtgtcagaacgtggcactccgatccaagaatatcgtgacggaatgtgacactccgatccaattatactattaatttatcctttattctcaccgctttcaattcatcgttatattattttcatcaagccttctttattcaaggcatcacatCGATAGATAGGATTAGAGAAAATAGATTCTACGGTCTCAGGATTTAAGACCAATCACAAATCACACAACCAAATCAGACAATCACACAGTCAAGTACATAAAGAACTTCACAGTATCATTCAAGGAacatcaatcactattaagagtttactatcaaatggcataaaccataacctacctccacagaAGAACCGCAACCAAGCAAGCTACCTCGACAATGCCCTTTCCTTCCTCAATGCCTATGATTCTTCTTGATCTGCAGTCTAAGTCGCTTGCTTTCCTCTTTTGTTCGCTCTCTCTCGCGCATTCTCCTCTCtgctcttttttttatttttcttctacagattccttttaccctaattatcatataatcaattttataaaaatatatgataaaagtaacccaccaTTTATTTCCCTGCTATCCACTTTAAcccccaactaaataaattattaaacttactccactaattttcataattataaacatgaatagtCCGTAACCCCCTTTAAAATTTAGTGGAAGTCCGACACCGTGTGGGGTTACATAGATTGTGACAGTTCGGCGtacctgtgacagtccgtcctgcaggtctgtcacgaagttcagagaattaGTCCCAGTGGGGTTACGCAGATTGTGACGATCCATCGtacctatgacggttcgtcctgcaggaccgtcacgaagttcagagaattaGTCCCAGTGGGTTTACGCAGATTGTGACGGtacgtcgtacctgtgacggttcATCATACATGCCGTCGAGGGTAGTGAAGGGAGCAGCAGgagaaatttcacaagtatgggacgagggagtccatgacggtccgtcgtgaccacgacgattcGTCacatggtccgtcgacccagtaaGTATTTATGAGAAGCAATTCTAcagctcaaaatgactaaatgggttgttacaatagatacaaatttacccatcgttcgtcctcgaacgatcacaggaaGAAAAGAGGGGAGCGAGAAAGACtacctgaatttgtaaaaagatgtggatatctttctttcaTATCGACCTCACTCTCCCATATGGACTCTTCAAGTGACCGAtccttccactgaaccttgatagatgcaatctcctttgatctcaacttgcggacctccctatctagaatagcaataggctcttcctcataagacagattctcatcaagaagaattgaatcccaacgaataatattaTTTCCATCACCAttgtattttttcagcatagacataTGAAATACCAGGTGCATTCCCGACAaccctggaggcaatgccaattcgtAGGCCACATCCCCCACACGCtttagaacttcaaatggaccaatatacctcggactaagcttacctcgcttaccaaaccgcatcatacctttcattggtgaaaccttcagcaagacttgttcaccctccataaaatccaagtttCTAACCTTTCggttttcatattctttctgcctacctTGAGCTGCTAGAGgcttctcctgaatgaattttactttatctaacgattccctcaaaagatcggtaccccaaggtctcacctcaaattcatcaaaccaaccaatgggagacctacatctattcccatacagtgcctcaaatggggccatatcaatacttgaggtgatagctattattgtatgaaaactctgctaaggatAAGAATTTATTcaaatgaccaccaaattctatcacatatgcacgaagcatatcttccaatacctcaattgttcgctcagactaaccatcggtctgagggtgaaatgcagcattaagatccaacctagtacctaattcagtatgtaatgttctccaaaacatagaagtaagttgcgtacctctatctgatatgatggaaagtggaactccatgcaatcgaacaatttctgagatatagagtttggctaacttctttgcattgtaagtcatcttgaccggaatgaagtgagcagacttaatTAACCTGTCAACAATTATCCAAATAGAATCAACCTTACCCAATGCCTTTGGAAGAcgaaccacgaaatccattgcaattctttcccacttccattaatgaatgggcattctctgaagtgtccctctgggcctctggtgttcatacttttcCTACtcacaattcgggcattgggcaacaaaatcagcaatgtcacgcttcattctactccaccaaaaatgttgctttaggacacgatacatctttgttgcaccagggtgtatagaataccttgaactatgagcctctgtaagaatagtgttaatcaaatcatcaacacggggcacacatactcttcccttaattctcaaaatgccttcctcatcaattattgcctctttagcctctcctcgcaatttCATATCTCGAATTCGGTACAACTTCTCATAAGCAAACTGTTTTCCcctaattttgtcaagaaaagaagatcttgcctccacacaggccaaaaatcctcctttctctagtacttaaagcctcataaagtcattagataaagtctgaacctctctagacaaatggcgtctagaaacctgtaagtgggataaacttcccatgctccctgtttttctacttaaagcatctgccataacattagcttttcctgggtgatacaaaatagtaatatcatagtccttcaatagttccatccaccttctttgcctcaaattcaaatcattctgagtaaaaacatattgtaaactacgatgatctgtatagacttcgcACTTGACtgcatatagataatgtctccattgctttaatgcaaacacaactgcaaCCAACTCCAAATAATGGGTCgtatagttacgttcatgcacttttaatcgtctcgaagcataagcaattacattcctctcctgcattagcactgcacccaaaccagaataagatgcatcacaacaaacaataaaattcttaccttccactggcaaggtaaaagttggtgcagtagtcaacaaggtcttgaggttctgcaagctttcttcacattcatccgatcatacaaatggaacattctgcttagtcaaatttgtcagttaggacgcaacagaagaaaatcccttgacaaatcgacggtagtagctagctaaaccaacaaggCTCCTTAACTATtaaacattagtaggtcttacgcAACCCTTTACTAATTCAATCTTAGAAGAATCCACTACCACTCCATCCTTaaaaaccacatgccccaagaaggacactgaatctagccaaaactcacacttggagaatttggcataaagccttttctccctcaacaactccaatactactctcaaatgctcctcatgttcttttctgctctttgagtatatcagtatatcatcaataaatataataacaaagagatctaggtatggcttaaaaatccattcatcaggctcatgaaaacagcaggggcattcgtaagaccaaaagacattactaagatttcataatgcccatacctggttcgaaaaacAGTCTTTAACACATCTgttgcctgtattttcaattgatgataaccggatcttaaattaattttagagaagacacaagcaccttttaactgatcgaacaaattaTCTATGcaaggaatgggatacttgttcttaatagttaccttattaagttgcctgtagtctatgcatattcgaaaacttccatctttcttcttcacaaataaaacaggagcaccccaaggggatgcacttggtctaataaaacctttacctaacaactcctaaAGTTGGGCCagtaactcccttaactcaggtGGAGCCATTCTATAGGGGTGGatggaaatggggtgagtacccaGCTCCATATAaatacaaaagtcaatatccctatccggttgcgtaccaggaaggtctgcaggaaacacatccagaaactcaacgactatcgaaacagacttAATCGAAGGTACTTTGGAAGTATTATCCCTGATATGTgctaagaaagctaaacaacccttactcacCATCCTCCTATcacaaataaaagagataatacgaactggagtggaaatatagtcaccctcccacactagcagatctgtcccaggcatGGCCAAtatcacagttttagcattacaatctaagatttcaaaatttggagaaagccaagtcatacccagaattacatcaaaatcgaccatctctagaataatcaaatctacataagtattgctccccacaaaagtcacaaggcaagacctatacaccaTCTCAACTACCAcggactcacccacaggagtagaaacacgaataggcatgtcaagaaaatcacaatgtaaatcaagaccagtagcaaatgaggaagatacatatgaaaatgtggatccaggatcaaataataccaaagccatgcaatcacagactAAAAGAGTACcagtgataacagcatcagatgcctctgtTTCAGACGTCTCGGGGAaacataacaatgggccctatcacctgtctatCCATTGTCCCTAccaggttgcgctgcagtagtccCAACTTGCCCGCCACCTCTactatgaccacctctacctctagctattgggggtctgtaactctgtctGACACCGTGTGGGGTTACGCAgattgtgatggtccgtcgtacctgtgatggtccgtcctgcaggtccgtcacgaagttcagagaattaCTCCCAGTGGGGTTACGcagattgtgacggtccgtcgtacctgtgatggtctgtcctgcaggtccgtcgtgaagttcagagaattaGTCCCAGTGGGGTTACGCagattgtgacggtccatcgtacctgtgacggttcATCATACTTGCCTTCGAGGGTAGTGAAGGGAGCAGCAGgagaaatttcacaagtatgggacgacggaatccatgacgatccgtcgtgaccacgacgatccgtcacatgGTCCGTCAACCCAGTAAGTATTTATCAGAAGCAATTCTACAGCTCTGACCGACGAAATTGGTTGTTACAGATTTATTCATACCCTTAATTATACAGCTTTGTCATTTGACTATTTTTAGGtaaaaaactatttataattttgGTTAGTTCTATCATGATTGatctttcttgtttatttgaatcaaaatatattaatacttCATTATTAGGATACATTTATGTATGTTAATTGATTCTTGTAATCTTAATTAGTTATACAGGTGCAAAATGGTAGGTTCGGTTTGATTTTATGTGTCATTGGTTTGATTTATCAGTTTCTAGTTTGTGAATACGTGAAACAAGTGACCAAACCACTAAGACATTTCTTATCAATTTTTTGTTCCTAAATGTTTGGATTTCTTATTTAACCAATGATaaaatacttatattattacataattataCACTTCTCATATACAAGGTATGGTTTTTTCAACATTTGACATGAAATGACAATAATTTTCTAGCAGTTTTTGGCAGTAGGAACATTCTTGACTATATAATAGAACTTGATTGCTTCTAGGCAAGCtcaattgataatttttacAATATGCTTTTCCTTAAGTTAGAGATTAACTTAAAACAATCGGATTCCGTCATTATAGAAAAGCTAATAAGGAAAATTTTTTGGTTGGAAAACTTTTTCGtagtaacttaaaatttttcaacTTAGTCCAGATCATTTTGGACGAAATTGGAGACATTAAGGAGTAGGAAAATTTGGTAACAATAGCGtgatttgtttataattttgatttaatggGGGATATATAACTCGTTAAGGAATCCGTACGactttatgaaattgaattCGGGTGAGTAGAACTCCCAAAATTGATCATGGTGTGGAAAGAATTTTTTGAGCCGTTGCTTACAGGTCTGTTGTGAAATGGGGGTCTTAAGATTATTAAATTAGATCAATGTCTCATGTAGCTCGCTCCGATGTGTATTTTTCAGGCTCTGGCGGAGCCGCTACAGCAGGATGAGGGTCATTATGACGGGCTCGATGCAATTAAGGTCGTTAATAAACACCAAAATGACCTTATTATgcactttttaatttttcgagCTAAGGAACAAACCCCCAGTCGAATCTTATTCGTTTTTCACCATTCTTAAGGCTATGGTAAGGTTTTCATTCCccgaatttttttttgatcCGTAGAAAATCATTTAATGGGAAATTAATGATGTGGGAGAGTTTTGCTCTAGGTTCTATGGTGGAAACAACCCTATTTTAGAGACATGGGATCATGGGTATGATCGAGGGTTCATAAAATTGTTAGAAAACTGGGTAGTTAGTGAATGTTTATTGATTCTCATATTGTATTGATTGTTTGTAGACTATAAAAGGGGAACAAATTCATAAAGGGAAGAATAATGATTCttagggtttcaagcttgttCCGAAATAGCTGAAGGTTGTTATTTTATGATTGTATGATGTATTCTTGTTATTACTCTATTATGATGCATGCATGTGTGTAAatgttgctttttttttattacactTGTTATACCTGAGATAGATGAATAACTATATGACATGAATCACTTCTTGACTATATGTTTATTCAAAATATACTTGTGaatgtgattgtggtgtgtttCTGgatcgattttcacgttcatgCATAACTTACTGGGATAAAAAGGGATCATAATGCCACATTCTGgcataaatattgtatttgttACTAACAATATTCAACAAATCgcaccaatttttttttgggtgggaAATTTTAGACAATTTTGCTAGGAATTTTATGTTTCATCACTAAAACTATCtatctcatatatttaagcacaaaaagtattttttgtCACTGAAAGTGAATtcccaaattatttttataatatgatagcaaaaatattttagaatcaAAGAAATtctaatcatcataataaaaagacaataaatataattaatatggcgaagcaaaatttcatttcacttttatacaatttttttaaaaataaataaatttaatttcattcattaaaaaataaattattgatttaacAATTATTGTGACATAACAACATATATTATGTCGAATATCTAATAACAAAGAACTAAAGCCCCTAAAAGTTACTAAAATGAAGGCAAATTAAGGCTTGTACCCCAATAGTTCTAAAATTGCTATTTTGGATctcttttccccttttttaggactataaaatta is part of the Solanum lycopersicum chromosome 1, SLM_r2.1 genome and harbors:
- the LOC138341876 gene encoding uncharacterized protein translates to MALVLFDPGSTFSYVSSSFATGLDLHCDFLDMPIRVSTPVDCNAKTVILAMPGTDLLVWEGDYISTPVRIISFICDRRMVSKGCLAFLAHIRDNTSKVPSIKSVSIVVEFLDVFPADLPVLMQERNVIAYASRRLKVHERNYTTHYLELVAVVFALKQWRHYLYAVKGKQFAYEKLYRIRDMKLRGEAKEAIIDEEGILRIKGREKPLAAQGRQKEYENRKVRNLDFMEGEQVLLKVSPMKGMMRFGKRGKLSPRYIGPFEVLKRVGDVAYELALPPGLSGMHLVFHMSMLKKYNGDGNNIIRWDSILLDENLSYEEEPIAILDREVRKLRSKEIASIKVQWKDRSLEESIWESEVDMKERYPHLFTNSGSLSRSPLFFL